From a region of the Bermanella marisrubri genome:
- a CDS encoding OsmC family protein yields MQARIKWVQDAMFLGESGSGHSVVMDGPEDHGGRNMGVRPMEMLLMGLGGCTSFDVMSILKKSRQDVVDCVAELRAERADAVPSVFTKIHVHFVVKGRQLKEAQVKRAVALSAEKYCSASIMLEHAGVEITHDYEIVELD; encoded by the coding sequence ATGCAAGCGCGTATTAAATGGGTTCAAGACGCCATGTTCTTGGGAGAATCTGGCAGTGGCCATAGTGTTGTTATGGATGGCCCTGAGGACCACGGCGGTCGCAACATGGGCGTCCGCCCGATGGAAATGCTGCTCATGGGGTTAGGTGGCTGCACTAGCTTTGATGTCATGAGTATTTTGAAGAAAAGTCGTCAGGATGTAGTGGATTGTGTTGCCGAGCTGCGAGCGGAACGCGCTGACGCTGTGCCCAGTGTATTCACCAAGATCCATGTACATTTCGTTGTCAAAGGCCGCCAATTGAAAGAAGCTCAGGTAAAGCGTGCGGTCGCGCTGTCAGCAGAGAAATACTGTAGCGCTAGCATTATGCTTGAGCATGCGGGCGTGGAAATCACCCATGACTACGAGATAGTCGAATTAGACTAA
- the crp gene encoding cAMP-activated global transcriptional regulator CRP, which produces MNTGLRADRHKHLDYFLSQCHRRRYPARSTIIYAGDKSDSLFYIIKGSVTVIIEDDDGREMIMAYLNEGDFFGEMGLFDEVSPRSAWIKAKVECEVAEISYSKFRDISNHDPRILYFIGEQMATRLRKTTRKVGDLAFLDVTGRVARTLLDLSQEPDAMTHPDGMQIKITRQEIGRIVGCSREMVGRVLKSLEDQGLVSVKGKTMVVFGARRAATLPNRKEAEG; this is translated from the coding sequence ATGAATACAGGGCTCAGGGCTGATCGACATAAGCATTTGGACTATTTTTTGTCACAATGCCATCGCCGTCGCTATCCAGCGCGCAGCACCATTATTTATGCAGGGGACAAAAGCGATTCCCTTTTCTACATAATCAAAGGTTCTGTTACTGTCATCATTGAGGATGACGACGGCCGTGAGATGATCATGGCATACCTTAATGAAGGTGATTTTTTCGGTGAAATGGGCTTATTTGATGAAGTTTCACCGCGTAGTGCTTGGATTAAAGCAAAAGTAGAGTGTGAAGTAGCGGAAATCAGCTACAGTAAATTCCGCGATATTAGTAATCATGACCCACGAATCCTTTACTTTATTGGCGAGCAAATGGCCACGCGTTTGCGCAAAACCACCCGCAAGGTAGGTGATTTGGCATTTTTAGACGTAACTGGTCGCGTTGCGCGCACGCTTTTGGATTTAAGCCAAGAGCCGGATGCTATGACGCACCCAGATGGCATGCAAATTAAGATCACTCGCCAAGAAATTGGACGCATTGTCGGTTGCAGCCGTGAAATGGTGGGTAGAGTGCTCAAATCCCTTGAAGATCAGGGTTTGGTGAGTGTTAAAGGTAAAACCATGGTAGTGTTTGGCGCGCGCCGAGCTGCTACTCTGCCTAACCGTAAAGAGGCAGAAGGTTAA